Proteins encoded within one genomic window of Episyrphus balteatus chromosome 1, idEpiBalt1.1, whole genome shotgun sequence:
- the LOC129906894 gene encoding uncharacterized protein LOC129906894 isoform X1 yields MDEIEEVQQHNMISNLPLLFANGYPTALEKITESQLENFIPFMVQCSLGHINLQGKIDYSEPEWWPENVAYTIPFTKPKKFTGNWLEKMKEIVVICYQFHKSVFLLRFCNDLAAYEHASLRFINNYNSTTSLFDRRSNKLLVTFRNENMSYDQPQRIRKCLLQQKSKLNSQQQQMVEPAPFDIYLCDNCDAELYSEEAIVEHEKTCNLDDDVIICDSPEPIEDNQINNLSLNTTENNELRIGFLLNFNLQSRECGHTASKDSSSSSPMNSAGGGIIATKDANTSGSAMDKLKRLPRRNRAVHSLSRCPTIALSSPAGQLLIKTSKTLMTQDYLMERLDRMERFCYAPTLAKGANKPKFVDKKYTAPVTHCTFKKPPDYTIHTYMFPRRQFSQRQRTENFMFLNSLLIKRCRPISVRLRKITDKEMIKRKRTSFSNKLNIKLTRDTSRSSNWKISSPSTQIIVDTIDLCSSGDEGDTQLAKIQRVHTPDSSSIRSHLNKSQTQQTIKNFPHRLNSEITLTPIPREPLNNVYSICGSSNRHSLPMLGSSTTVVAAATSTTHSKNGHNSHRVVMKKEDNKPLTPSPSPSPIKRYEGNILLSPTTQNGGSVATGIIATKPLQPSVFIFSNYTTTPISINSFLSTPSATIAGTTSVAANINNNNNNNNDLIVSSSYQNEENHHEASSRTKKKNSDWYPASIAANNITISSTLNNSSSNSVSVSSKTVSGSGGSSGSERSSRSLPLMPFGSASRVISIDLTS; encoded by the exons ATGGACGAAATTGAAGAGGTTCAACAGCACAATATGATCTCAAACTTACCTCTCTTATTTGCCAATGGCTACCCAACTGCACTCGAAAAGATCACTGAAAGTCAATTAGAGAACTTTATACCATTCATGGTGCAATGTTCCCTTGGACATATCAATTTACAAGGCAAAATCGACTACAGCGAACCAGAATGGTGGCCAGAAAATGTTGCCTACACGATACCAttcacaaaaccaaaaaaattcacTGGG AACTGGCTGGAAAAAATGAAAGAGATTGTCGTCATTTGTTATCAATTTCACAAAAGTGTATTTTTGCTGAGATTCTGTAACGATTTAGCTGCCTACGAACATGCTAGTTTACGATTTATCAATAATTATAATTCAACGACGTCATTGTTTGACAGGCGGAGCAATAAGCTGTTGGTAACATTTCGGAATGAGAATATG TCTTATGATCAGCCACAACGAATTAGAAAATGCCTGCTACAGCAAAAATCTAAGCTTAACTCACAGCAGCAGCAGATGGTTGAGCCAGCGCCCTTTGATATTTATCTCTGTGATAATTGTGATGCTGAATTGTACTCAGAGGAAGCCATTGTG gaGCACGAGAAAACATGTAATTTGGATGATGATGTCATAATTTGTGACTCACCGGAACCTATTGAAGACAatcaaattaataatttatcacTAAACACGACTGAAAACAATGAACTACGTATAggctttttattaaattttaatttacaaagccGAGAATGTGGCCATACAGCATCAAAAGACTCCTCCTCATCATCCCCTATGAATTCAGCTGGCGGCGGCATAATTGCAACCAAAGACGCCAACACTTCAGGTTCTGCTATGGATAAACTCAAACGTTTACCGCGACGTAATCGTGCTGTGCATTCACTTTCACGCTGTCCAACAATAGCCCTATCATCGCCGGCCGGACAGCTCCTAATAAAGACCTCAAAAACCCTAATGACACAAGACTACCTCATGGAACGACTGGATCGAATGGAACGTTTCTGTTATGCGCCCACCCTCGCCAAAGGCGCTAACAAACCAAAGTTCGTCGATAAAAAATACACAGCCCCCGTAACACATTGTACATTTAAAAAGCCCCCAGATTACACAATACACACGTATATGTTCCCTCGACGGCAATTCTCCCAACGACAACGCACAGAGAATTTCATGTTCCTAAATTCGTTGCTTATCAAGCGATGTCGTCCGATCTCTGTACGACTGCGAAAGATCACCGACAAGGAAATGATCAAACGCAAACGTACAAGTTTCTCGAATAAGCTTAATATCAAATTAACCCGCGACACATCTAGATCTTCGAATTGGAAGATATCCTCGCCATCGACACAAATAATTGTCGACACAATTGACTTGTGCTCCTCGGGCGATGAGGGTGACACACAGTTGGCCAAAATACAGCGCGTACACACTCCAGACAGTAGTAGTATAAGATCTCATCTCAACAAATCTCAAACGCAGCAGACCATTAAAAACTTTCCACATCGCCTTAATTCTGAGATCACTCTAACGCCAATTCCACGTGAGCCTTTAAATAATGTTTATAGTATTTGTGGATCATCGAATCGACACAGTTTACCTATGTTGGGCTCTTCGACTACAGTCGTGGCGGCGGCAACATCTACAACACACtccaaaaatggccataacagTCATCGAGTGGTGATGAAAAAAGAAGACAACAAACCACTTACACCTTCACCCTCTCCATCACCCATCAAACGCTACGAAGGTAACATTCTCTTATCACCAACAACACAAAATGGAGGAAGCGTTGCAACTGGAATTATCGCTACAAAACCTCTTCAACCATCCGTGTTCATATTTTCCAATTACACAACGACACCAATTTCTATCAATTCCTTCCTTTCAACACCATCGGCGACGATTGCTGGAACAACAAGCGTTGCGGCcaacataaataataataacaacaacaacaatgaccTGATAGTGAGTAGTAGTTATCAAAACGAGGAAAACCACCATGAGGCCAGTTCAAGaacgaaaaagaaaaactcTGACTGGTATCCGGCGTCAATAGCGGCGAACAATATTACAATAAGTAGTACGTTGAATAATAGTAGTAGTAATAGTGTTAGTGTTAGTAGTAAAACGGTAAGTGGTAGTGGTGGTAGTAGTGGTAGTGAACGTAGCTCAAGAAGTTTGCCATTAATGCCATTTGGTTCGGCTAGCCGGGTTATATCAATAGACTTGACATCATAA
- the LOC129906894 gene encoding uncharacterized protein LOC129906894 isoform X2 has protein sequence MDEIEEVQQHNMISNLPLLFANGYPTALEKITESQLENFIPFMVQCSLGHINLQGKIDYSEPEWWPENVAYTIPFTKPKKFTGNWLEKMKEIVVICYQFHKSVFLLRFCNDLAAYEHASLRFINNYNSTTSLFDRRSNKLLVTFRNENMSYDQPQRIRKCLLQQKSKLNSQQQQMVEPAPFDIYLCDNCDAELYSEEAIVEHEKTCNLDDDVIICDSPEPIEDNQINNLSLNTTENNELRIGFLLNFNLQSRECGHTASKDSSSSSPMNSAGGGIIATKDANTSGSAMDKLKRLPRRNRAVHSLSRCPTIALSSPAGQLLIKTSKTLMTQDYLMERLDRMERFCYAPTLAKGANKPKFVDKKYTAPVTHCTFKKPPDYTIHTYMFPRRQFSQRQRTENFMFLNSLLIKRCRPISVRLRKITDKEMIKRKRTSFSNKLNIKLTRDTSRSSNWKISSPSTQIIVDTIDLCSSGDEGDTQLAKIQRVHTPDSSSIRSHLNKSQTQQTIKNFPHRLNSEITLTPIPREPLNNVYSICGSSNRHSLPMLGSSTTVVAAATSTTHSKNGHNSHRVVMKKEDNKPLTPSPSPSPIKRYEGNILLSPTTQNGGSVATGIIATKPLQPSVFIFSNYTTTPISINSFLSTPSATIAGTTSVAANINNNNNNNNDLIVSSSYQNEENHHEASSRTKKKNSDWYPASIAANNITISNRRQFI, from the exons ATGGACGAAATTGAAGAGGTTCAACAGCACAATATGATCTCAAACTTACCTCTCTTATTTGCCAATGGCTACCCAACTGCACTCGAAAAGATCACTGAAAGTCAATTAGAGAACTTTATACCATTCATGGTGCAATGTTCCCTTGGACATATCAATTTACAAGGCAAAATCGACTACAGCGAACCAGAATGGTGGCCAGAAAATGTTGCCTACACGATACCAttcacaaaaccaaaaaaattcacTGGG AACTGGCTGGAAAAAATGAAAGAGATTGTCGTCATTTGTTATCAATTTCACAAAAGTGTATTTTTGCTGAGATTCTGTAACGATTTAGCTGCCTACGAACATGCTAGTTTACGATTTATCAATAATTATAATTCAACGACGTCATTGTTTGACAGGCGGAGCAATAAGCTGTTGGTAACATTTCGGAATGAGAATATG TCTTATGATCAGCCACAACGAATTAGAAAATGCCTGCTACAGCAAAAATCTAAGCTTAACTCACAGCAGCAGCAGATGGTTGAGCCAGCGCCCTTTGATATTTATCTCTGTGATAATTGTGATGCTGAATTGTACTCAGAGGAAGCCATTGTG gaGCACGAGAAAACATGTAATTTGGATGATGATGTCATAATTTGTGACTCACCGGAACCTATTGAAGACAatcaaattaataatttatcacTAAACACGACTGAAAACAATGAACTACGTATAggctttttattaaattttaatttacaaagccGAGAATGTGGCCATACAGCATCAAAAGACTCCTCCTCATCATCCCCTATGAATTCAGCTGGCGGCGGCATAATTGCAACCAAAGACGCCAACACTTCAGGTTCTGCTATGGATAAACTCAAACGTTTACCGCGACGTAATCGTGCTGTGCATTCACTTTCACGCTGTCCAACAATAGCCCTATCATCGCCGGCCGGACAGCTCCTAATAAAGACCTCAAAAACCCTAATGACACAAGACTACCTCATGGAACGACTGGATCGAATGGAACGTTTCTGTTATGCGCCCACCCTCGCCAAAGGCGCTAACAAACCAAAGTTCGTCGATAAAAAATACACAGCCCCCGTAACACATTGTACATTTAAAAAGCCCCCAGATTACACAATACACACGTATATGTTCCCTCGACGGCAATTCTCCCAACGACAACGCACAGAGAATTTCATGTTCCTAAATTCGTTGCTTATCAAGCGATGTCGTCCGATCTCTGTACGACTGCGAAAGATCACCGACAAGGAAATGATCAAACGCAAACGTACAAGTTTCTCGAATAAGCTTAATATCAAATTAACCCGCGACACATCTAGATCTTCGAATTGGAAGATATCCTCGCCATCGACACAAATAATTGTCGACACAATTGACTTGTGCTCCTCGGGCGATGAGGGTGACACACAGTTGGCCAAAATACAGCGCGTACACACTCCAGACAGTAGTAGTATAAGATCTCATCTCAACAAATCTCAAACGCAGCAGACCATTAAAAACTTTCCACATCGCCTTAATTCTGAGATCACTCTAACGCCAATTCCACGTGAGCCTTTAAATAATGTTTATAGTATTTGTGGATCATCGAATCGACACAGTTTACCTATGTTGGGCTCTTCGACTACAGTCGTGGCGGCGGCAACATCTACAACACACtccaaaaatggccataacagTCATCGAGTGGTGATGAAAAAAGAAGACAACAAACCACTTACACCTTCACCCTCTCCATCACCCATCAAACGCTACGAAGGTAACATTCTCTTATCACCAACAACACAAAATGGAGGAAGCGTTGCAACTGGAATTATCGCTACAAAACCTCTTCAACCATCCGTGTTCATATTTTCCAATTACACAACGACACCAATTTCTATCAATTCCTTCCTTTCAACACCATCGGCGACGATTGCTGGAACAACAAGCGTTGCGGCcaacataaataataataacaacaacaacaatgaccTGATAGTGAGTAGTAGTTATCAAAACGAGGAAAACCACCATGAGGCCAGTTCAAGaacgaaaaagaaaaactcTGACTGGTATCCGGCGTCAATAGCGGCGAACAATATTACAATAAGTA ATAGGCgacaatttatttga